A single genomic interval of Calypte anna isolate BGI_N300 chromosome 3, bCalAnn1_v1.p, whole genome shotgun sequence harbors:
- the LOC115598108 gene encoding ostricacin-2-like, translating to MRILYLLFPFFLLLLQGAAGSSLALGSKEKCHREKGYCGFLKCSFPYVPKGKCSRFFFCCKSVWG from the exons ATGAGGATCCTCTAcctgctcttccctttcttcctcttgttgctccagggtgctgcag GTTCCTCCCTGGCTTTAGGAAGTAAGGAAAAATGTCACCGAGAAAAAGGCTACTGTGGATTTCTGAAGTGCAGTTTCCCCTATGTCCCCAAGGGAAAATGttcaaggtttttcttttgctgcaaaTC AGTCTGGGGGTGA
- the LOC103527225 gene encoding antimicrobial peptide THP2 isoform X1, which yields MSSKSPIMKILYLLFSLLFLALQVSPGLSSPRRDMLFCRKGSCHFGRCPIHLIKVGRCFGFRSCCKAPWDL from the exons ATGTCTAG TAAATCACCAATCATGAAGATCCTGTACctgctcttttccctcctcttcttgGCACTCCAGGTTTCTCCAG GTTTGTCTTCCCCCCGTCGGGACATGTTGTTCTGTAGAAAAGGCTCCTGTCACTTTGGGAGATGTCCCATCCATCTGATTAAAGTTGGACGTTGCTTTGGGTTCCGTTCCTGCTGCAAAGC GCCATGGGATCTCTAA
- the LOC103527225 gene encoding antimicrobial peptide THP2 isoform X2 gives MKILYLLFSLLFLALQVSPGLSSPRRDMLFCRKGSCHFGRCPIHLIKVGRCFGFRSCCKAPWDL, from the exons ATGAAGATCCTGTACctgctcttttccctcctcttcttgGCACTCCAGGTTTCTCCAG GTTTGTCTTCCCCCCGTCGGGACATGTTGTTCTGTAGAAAAGGCTCCTGTCACTTTGGGAGATGTCCCATCCATCTGATTAAAGTTGGACGTTGCTTTGGGTTCCGTTCCTGCTGCAAAGC GCCATGGGATCTCTAA